The stretch of DNA TTTCCCTTGTTGAGTGATGCAAATTTAGAACAAATTACTGTAATACGTACCTGCTGGGGTGAACAAACCGCTCTTTGTTTTAGGGAAGGCAAGAGAGTTGGTCTTGGTCCGGCTCTGCGTTTCCCTCCGGGGGAAGCTCCAAAGATAGCGGATTCTATGTTTTCCTCGGAGGGAAACGAAAAGAGAAAACGTTTTGTCCTCTTACAGTAGGAGAGCTTTGAGCTGGGCGAAATCGTTCTCGATACGCAGCGTTTGTTTCTGCCCTTGCAGGAAACGGGAGAGCCGCTCAGGGATAGGGACGGGGGTGGGAAGAAGAGCATCTACCGTTTCTTTGAACTTGGCAGGGTGGGCAGTCTCGCAGAACAGACCGTGCTCGCCGGTCTGAAGCTGTTGGCAGAGGGCTTGGTAACCACAGGCACCGTGAGGGTCGAGGATGTAGGAAGTGCGCTCATAACAGGTGCGGATGGCGGTGCGGATCTCATCGTCGGTGAATCGACTGCCGCTGATGAGTGCGTTGATTTTCTCGTAGGATTCGCCGTAGAGGTCGAGGATGCGGGCAAAGTTGCTTGGGTTGCCCACATCCATGGCGTTGGCGATGGTAGGGATGCTGGGCTTGGGGTGGTAGGTGCCAGTCTGGAGGTATTTGAAGAAAACGTCGTTGGCGTTGTTGGCGGCGATGAAACGTTTGATGGGTAATCCCATCTCGCGGGCGAAGAGGGCCGCGCAGAGATTGCCGAAGTTGCCGCTGGGCACGCAGACCACCAGTTGGTCTTCCCGTCCCATCAGCTTCATCTGTGCATAAGCATAGAAGTAATAGAACGCTTGGGGCAGGAAGCGGGCCACGTTAATGGAATTGGCAGAGGTGAGGTGGAGCCTCTCATTGAGCTCGGCATCGATGAAGGCTTGTTTGACAAGGGATTGACAGTCGTCGAAAGTGCCGTTTACCTCTATCGCCGTGATATTCCGTCCGAGCGTGGTGAACTGGCTCTCTTGTATCGCGCTGACCTTACCCCGGGGGTAGAGCACTTTGACCTGCACACCGTCGACGCCTAAGAACCCGTTGGCCACAGCCGAGCCAGTGTCGCCGCTGGTGGCGACGAGCACTTGGATGGTTTGGCTATCTGTTGTAACGAAGTGGCGGAGCAGGCGGGCCATGAACCGTGCACCCACGTCTTTGAAGGCGAGGGTGGGCCCGTGGAAGAGTTCAAGAGTGTAGAGGTGGTCGTGAAGGGGGCGCACGGGGCAGTCGAACGTGAGTGTGTCTCGCACGATGGTCTCTAAGGCCTGTGCGTCGACATCCTCTCCGAAGAAAGCCTGGGCCACGGTTAGGGCAATGTCTTGGAAGGAGAGGCGGTGGATGTGTCGGTAGAATTCGTCGGGCAGCCGGACGATGCACTCGGGCATGTAGAGTCCGCGGTCGGGGGCCAGTCCCTTGATGACGGCTTCTCTCAAACTAACGGGAGAGGATTTTCGGTTGGTGCTGTAGTATTTCATCTGCTTTCGTTTTTACGGTTAGTCGATACCCATAAAGGTTTCCATCCATTCACCGAGCCGAAGCTGCCCGTATCGACCGGCTTGGCAACTCTGCTCATCGTAGGTCTGCACACTGTCGGGCGAGATGCCTCTGTGCCAAATCAGGAAAGGAACGGGCTCGTCCACATGTGTGCGTATCTCCACAGGGGTGGGATGGTCGGGTAGGAGGGCGATGCACACGGGTTCGCTCCACGTGCTCACTTCCTTAAAAATGGGGGCGACGATGCGGCGGTCGAGATCTTCGATGGTCTTGAGCTTGAGTTGGAGATCGCCGTCGTGCCCCGCCTCATCGCTCGCTTCGATGTGAAGATAGACGAAGTCGTCGGTTCGTAGAGCTTCGATGGCGGCTTGGGCCTTTCCCTCGTAGTTGGTGTTGGACAGTCCGGTGGCTCCGGAGACAGCGATGTTTCGCAGTCCGGCGTAATGACCGATGCCACGGATAAGGTCGACAGCCGAGATCACCGCTCCTCGCTTCACCTGTGGATAAAGCTGCATGAGAGTTTTCATCGACGGCCGATAACCACCACTCCATGGCCAAATGCTGTTGCCCTGAACCTGTCCCACTCGGGATCGCGCTTGGTTGAAGGGCAACTGCGGCAGAATCTTCTGAGATTCGAGGATGAGATGATTGAGCAGGTCGGCAGTCTCCTTCGCTGTCATCCGCCCCTCTTCGTACCTGTCCACCCAGTCGACGTCCGGTTTTACGAGTAATGGTTGCCAGGGCTCGTTGGGATGATCGTGCGGCGGAGCGCAGACGACGTGCTTACTTCCGCCCTTGATGACCAACAGATGCCGATATTGCGTGCCCGTGATGAACTTCACACGCTCACTCCCTAAAGCCTCGTTCAGTGTAGCTATTATCGGCTCGCATGTTGTGGTATCGAGATGTCCGCCGTGATGGTTCTTGATCACTCCGTCTTGCAGAGAGACGATGTTGCACCGTATGGCCATATCGTCTGCCGCCATTTCATATCCAATCGATGCCGCTTCCAACGGTCCACGACCCTCGTACACTTTGTTCAGATCGTAGCCCAGAATGGCTGTGTTGGCCACCTCCGATCCCGGTGCAAATCCACGGGGAATGGTTTGCAGCATCCCTGTTCGACCCTCTCTTGCCAATACATCCATGTAAGGCGTGTGGGCATATTGCAACAACGTTTTCCCGCCGAGCCGTTCCACCGAATGGTCTGCCATTCCGTCGCCTAAGATGATGAGATGTTTCATTTTTCTTTTCTTTAAATATTGGCAATGCTCATAATATTGGCGAACACTCCGGCGGCTGTTACGCTGGCTCCCGCTCCATAACCTTGTATCTGCATGGGATATTCCCGATAGCGTTCGGTGGTGAGTAGCACGATATTGTTCGAGCCTTCGAGGTTGTAGAACGGATGATTTTTGCCAACGGCTTTCAAGGCAACGACCATTTGCCCGTGGTTCATGGTGGCAACAAATCGCCATCGCTTACTTTCTTCCTCCAGTTTTTTGCGTTTAGCTTCGAATTCGGCATCGAGAAGTGGGAGGCGCGCCCAAAATTCTTCCTGCGTTCCTTTGAAATAACTGTCGGGAACGAAGAGTTGCTTCTCCACCTCCTCCTGTTCTGCCCGATAGCCGGCTTCTCGTGTGAGAATCACCAGTTTTCTCACCACATCCGTCCCACTGAGGTCGATTCGTGGATCGGGTTCGCTGTAACCTTCGATCTTGGCCTTTCGCACCGTTTCGGAGAAAGGGACAGTGGCCGAAAGCTCGTTGAAGATGAAGTTGAGCGTACCGCTCAATACGGCTTCTATCTTGAGAATGTGATCGCCTGAGTTGCGCAGGTCGTTGATGGTGCCGATGATGGGTAAGCCGGCTCCTACGTTTGTTTCATATTTAAACTTGATACCACGCGCCAGAGCCGTTTGTTTCAGTTGTTCGTACTTTTCGTAGGCCGACGAGGCGGCAATCTTATTGGCAGTGACAATGCTGATATTATGGTCGAGGAAGGATTGGTAGAGCTCTGAAATCTCTTTGCTGGCTGTGCAGTCTACGAAGACGCTATTGAAGATATTCATTTCGATGATTTCCCTTCGCAAACTATCCGGTGTACACTTGTCGGCCTTTTTCAATTCCTCGGGATAGGTGTCGAGGTTGATGCCATTGCGATCGAAAAGCATATTTTTCGAACTGGCGATGCCTACCACTCGCAGTTTCAGTCGCGAATGCTCGCGCAGCTCCTCGGCTTGAGTTTTGATCTGTTCGAGTAACTTTCCGCCCACGGTACCGATTCCGCAGACAAAGAGGTTGAGCTCCTTATATTCGGAGAGGAAGAAAGAATCGTGAATCACGTTCAGTGATTTCCTCAGATACTGCGCATCTACCACAAATGATATATTGGTTTCCGACGCTCCCTGTGCGCAGGCTATCACACTGATGCCCGACCGCCCCAGAACCCCGAAGAGTTTCCCGGCGATTCCCGGCGTATGCTTCATATTTTCGCCAACGATGGCTACGGTAGCCAGTCCGCTTTCGGCATGCATCGGGAACATCGCACCGGTTTCTATCTCTTTTGAGAATTCGCTGTCGAGCACAGCAACGGCCGCCTCTACATCCTCTTCGCGTACGCCGATAGAAGTTGAATTCTCCGAAGAGGCCTGACTCACAAGAAACACAGAGATGCCGTTGTTGGCCAAGGCGGTGAAGATGCGACGGTTCACGCCAATGACGCCCACCATCGACAGTCCGGTAACGGTGATGAGAGCCGTACCGCCGATGCTGGAGATGCCGCGTATGGGTTTATCGCTTTCGGCCGCCTTTTGTTTGATGATCGTGCCCGCTCTGTCGGGGTGAAAGGTGTTTTTCACCTTGATGGGAATGTTTTTTACGCACACCGGATAGATGGTGGGCGGATAAATCACCTTGGCACCGAAGTTGCAAAGCTCCATGGCCTCGATGTAGCTGAGTTCGTTAATGGTATAAGCCGTTTTGATGATGCGTGGGTCGGCGGTCATGAATCCGTCTACGTCGGTCCAAATCTCCAGCACCTCGGCATCCAGAGCTGCAGCCAGAATGGCCGCCGTATAATCTGACCCGCCTCGCCCCAGGTTGGTTGTCTCGTCGGTATCCTCGTCTCTGCTGATGAAGCCCGGCACGAGCGAGATGCGCGGCAACGGATCGAAAGCGTCTTCAACCAATTTGTTGGTGAGTTCGCTATCCAGAACGTGTTGATGGTTTTTGCGTTGGGTCTTGATAAAATCTCTTGCGTCCATCCATTTGGCCCCTCTAATCAGGGTAGCAACGATGTTGGAGCTGAGCCGTTCGCCATAGCTTACGATGGCGTCTTGTGTTTTTCCACTCAGGTCGTGTATGAGATAGACGCCGAAATAGATGCTACGCAGCTGATCGAAGAGAGCGTCTACGGTTTGAAAAAGTTGTTCGCGGGCCGTCGTATCGGTGATGATGGTATCTATCATCTGATGGTGACGGGTGATCATTTCGTCGAATGCCGCCTTCCATCCCTCGTTTCCCTCTACGGCCAGACGCGATGTGGCGAGCAGTTGATCGGTAATGCCGCCCAGTGCACTCACCACGACAATCACGGGTTGGCGTTTGGCCTCGTTTTCTACGATTCTTTTTAAGCATAGAATGCTTTTTACGGAACCTACAGATGTTCCGCCAAATTTTAATACTTTCATTCCTTTGGGTGTATTTAATATTATGTTGCCCCGAAACGGACGGGGGGAAAACAAAACTTCGCTGCAAAAATATGAAGAAAGGCCGATAATGCCAACAGATAACGCTGGCAAATGCTTATTTTTGCACCTAAATACTGACGAGTTGTTATCTGCAACCTGAGTTTTGTTCAATGTTATAATCCCAACAGAATGATCTACGAATATCAGTTGAGAGTTCTGCCCCAGCAGGCAGCCAACGAAGAGTCTTTACGAGATTTTATTGCCCGCGACAAGGGGTTGGATGTGCGCACGATCCATCAGGTGCGCATCCTGAGGCGCAGCATCGACGCTCGCCAGCGCACGGTCTACGTCAATCTCTCTGTGCGGGTGTTTGTCAACGAGATGCCCGTCGACCCCGAGTTTCTACCGGTGCACTATCCGCAGGTAGCGGATCGGCCGCAGGCGATTGTCGTCGGGGCAGGTCCCGGCGGACTATTCGCCGCTCTCAAGCTCGTAGAACTGGGCCTGCGCCCCATCGTCATCGAGCGAGGCAAATGCGTGCAGGAGCGACACCGCGACCTCTCGCTCATCACCCGAGAACAGCGCGTTGACCCTGAGAGCAACTACTGTTTTGGCGAGGGGGGAGCCGGAGCCTACTCGGATGGCAAACTCTACACCCGCAGCAAGAAGCGGGGGAGCGTGGAGAAAATCCTCAACGTCTTCTGTCAGCACGGTGCCTCGACCTCGATTCTTGCCGACGCCCATCCGCACATCGGCACCGATAAACTGCCGAAAGTGATCGAGGCCATGCGCCACACCCTCCTTCAGAGTGGCGGAGAGGTGCACTTCCGTACCAAGATGACCTCGCTCATCCTTGAGGCCGGAAGGGTCGTCGGCATACAAGCCATTGATGTCGAGACAGGCGCCGAGCGCATCTTCCGCGGCCCCGTCATTCTCGCCACCGGCCATAGTGCCCGGGATGTGTACAGCTATCTGGCGCAGGCAAAGATCGAAATCGAAGCCAAAGCCCTGGCCATCGGCGTGCGCTTGGAACACCCGGCAGAGCTCATCGACCGCATCCAGTATCACAACCCGCACGGACGGGGGCGGTATCTGCCGGCGGCAGAATACAGTTTCGTAGCCCAATCCGAGGGACGGGGCGTCTACTCCTTCTGCATGTGCCCCGGCGGATTCGTCATCCCCGCCGCTACCGAGAGACAACAGATTGTCGTCAACGGCATGAGTCCCAGCAATCGGGGATCTAAATGGTCGAACAGCGGCATGGTGGTTGAGGTGAGGCCCGAAGACATCGAAGGCGATGATGTGCTCCGCGTGATGCACTATCAAGAAGAGATCGAACGCAACTGCTGGCTGCAAGGCAACCGCCGGCAAACGGCTCCGGCGCAACGCATGGCCGACTTTGTGAACAACCGCCTCAGCTACGATCTGCCCAAGAGCAGCTACAGTCCGGGACTGATTTCCAGTCCGCTGCACTTCTGGATGCCCGGCGGCATCGTTCGGCGTTTGCAAGACGGCTTTCGCCGGTTCGGAAAAACGAGCCACGGCTTCCTCACCAACGAGGCCGTACTGATTGCCACAGAGAGCCGCACATCCTCGCCGGTGCGAATCACCCGCCATCGCGACACGCTCCAGCACACCACTCTCGAAGGGCTCTTCCCCTGTGGCGAAGGAGCCGGATATGCCGGCGGCATCGTCTCGGCCGGAATCGATGGTGAGCGATGTGCCGAAATGTGCGCCCAATACATGGCCCGTCTTCTTTAGTGCGGCTTCCCGTTTTCGGGCGTGGACTGAAATTTGAATAACGGTGCTACTGAACAGTTCAGTAGCACCGTTTTTGTCTCCCTGGCGTTACTGAACAGTTCAGTAGCACCATTTTTGCCTCCCTGGCGGTTTTGAACAGTTCAGTAGCACCATTTTTGTCTCCCTGATGGTTTTGAACAGTTCAGTAGCACCATTTTGGTCTCCCTGATGGTTTTGAACAGTTCAGTAGCACCATTTTTGCCTCCGCGGTGGTTTTGAACAGTTCAGTAACATCATTTTTGTCTCCGCGGCGTTACTGAGCGACTCAATTTCATCATTTTTGTCTCCGCGGCGTTACTGAGCGACTCAATTTCATCATTTTCGTCTCCGCGGCGTTACTGAGCGGCTCAATTTCATCATTTTTGCCTCCGTGGCGTTACTGAGCGGCTCAATTTCATCATTTTTGTCTCCGCGGCGTTACTGAGCGACTCAGTAACATCCTATATTCATGTGAAAGGCGCAACCCATGTAGGTTCCGCCTTCTTAATAAGAGGGGAAAAACTAACGGTCTAATTTCACGACGGCAAAGGCAACATAATCTTTTCGTTCTGCCAAATAGGGTACAAAAAAGGAGCCCCTTCATCACGAAGAATCTCCTCCAAAAACAGTAATTAACTCAAAATTTATAATCTATTTTTACTGACAATTAGGATCTTACAATTCCTTATTTATATAACACTACCAGTTTTTCTTTCCATATCCCACAGCAATGGGGAATGTCTGCGTGCAAAGATAGAGAAGAAAAACAGAAAGAACAAATTTTCTTGTACGAAAAGATGTGAGGCACATCGATAATTAATGCTTTTTGTGATACGTTTTGCACAAAGTCGCAGGTTTGTTCTTATTTTTTGTTCTGTTTGATCATTACTGCGTTTTTATCTTTTTTGTCTACACGCTGCCCACTGCTTCAAGGTAGCGTTGTCTGAGCCATTCTTGTTGTTGGGCCAGGGTGAGATGACTATTGTCGAGCTCGATGGCATCGGCAGCCTTGCGAAGCGGACTCACTTCGCGGTGACTATCGATGTAGTCTCGTTCCTGTACGTTTCTTAGAATCTCGTCGTAGCAGGCCGGCATACCCTTCTCCTGTAGTTCGTCGAAACGTCGCTGGGCGCGCACTTCGGCCGTGGCAGTGACAAAAATCTTGAGTTCAGCCTGTGGGAACACCACCGTTCCGATGTCGCGTCCGTCCATGACGAGTCCCTTTTCACGACCCATTCGCTGTTGTTGAGCCACTAAAGCAGCCCGCACAAAGTCGACCGCGGCAATCGGACTCACCCGCTCCGACACTTCCATCGACCGTATCTCCCGTTCCACATTTTCGCCGTTGAGAAAAGTTTCGGGGCGTTTCGTGTCGGGGTTAAGCCGGAAAGAGATGTCGATTTCATGCATCCTATCTCGCAGTTCTTCTCGTTGGATGTTCCCATCGGCGTCAAACAATCCGGCCCGCAAGGCAAACAGCGTTACCGAACGATACATGGCACCCGTGTCTACATAGATATATCCGATTTCCTTAGCCAACTCTTTGGCCATGGTGCTTTTGCCGCAAGACGAGAATCCGTCGATGGCGATGATGATTTTCTTCATGTGCTTGACTTTAAAATGTAACGATATCATAGCGTATAGGCCAGATTCACCACGAGCGACGAACTGGAAACATGATATTTCCCGTAGGCCAATTGGAGTTTGAAACGCTCCAAATTCAAACCCGCTCCTAATGAAAGGCCCGCCCCTCTGCTGCTGTTGTTCACGCCATTGCCTACTTTCATCTCGTGTGCCCGGCGGAAATTGTAACCCACGCCCACCCATATCGTTTGCGAAAGCAGAACATCGCAACCGGCAACGAGATGTCGCAGCAGAGCATAGTTCCAATGATGGAGGTCGACGAGCGTAGCCGACAGCCGGAACGGCGTGTGTTTCACGCGTTTGCTCATACCCAATTGCACGTCCACCGGCAATCGTTCATATTGTTCGTTGTAGGCTTTGAGTTGTCCACCGAGGTTCTTTGCCACCAGCGAAACCGACCATTCCCGGTCTTCATCGTCGTAGTTCAGTCCCAGGTCTACCCCCATTGCGATGGAATGTTGATGCCCGATGTACGACGTGATGAACCTTGCCGCGATGCCACCCGCCAGTTTGTCGGTGAGTAGATAGGAGAGATAGCCCGTCAGTGCGATGTCTTTCGCACTGAATTCGCCCGTCTGAACATTATTCGCATCTACCTCTTTCATCTTCCCGTAGTCGACGTATTGCGCCGAAAGGGCAAACGACGTGCGCTCCCGGTACACCCTGTTGAAGGCCGCACTCGCCGTGTTGACCCCCGACATATAATTCATATAATTCAGGTTGAGTGTCTTGTCGCTCACGGTAGAGAGCAGAGCCGGATTGTGGAAAATCAGCGTTTCGTCGTCTTCCACCAGCGAAATGTTGTCTCCTCCCAAAGCCGCAGCGTGCGCACTCACGGGCAATCGCAGAAAGTTATATACGTTTTGGCTTTCCTGCGCCCTTGATGTGGCTGCACAAAGGGCAAACAGAAAGACAAAGAATGCTTTTTTCATCAAATTCTTTTATATTTATCCACAAAGTTACATCTTTTTCCAAGATCTCTATTAAATTTGTGCTTGATTTGGCTTTCATCTCACATGAAACGGCAAACTTTCGTATCTCAATAGTCGACAGGTTGGAAATCAAGAAGTCAAATAAGGCAAATTTGGAGAACAGGCGAATAACAAACTATTTGCTTGGTTTGATTCTTGTACTTTCGTTACTCTTTGTAGGATTGGAATACAACAACCGTCCGCCCGCCTTTTCAGAAGAAGACGATCCTCCTGAAGATCTTTTCGAGGACATGGAAGTGCTGCCCGACATCGAGAAAAACGACATGATTGCCGCCGCTCACCCCACTGCTTCTCCCGCCATTACCAGTCAAATAAAAGCGGTTGAAACCACTGTAGACCTACCCGACCAGGTGAATCAGAACACCGACGAGCAGAATGAGGGTAACGGAACCCCTGAAACAAAAACCGACTTGCCTGTTCCGCCCATCCCGCCGCCCACACCCGGCGACGACAATCAGCCCAAAGACTTTCGCATTGTGCAGCAATTGCCGGAGTATCCCGGTGGAATTGTAGCCTTCATGAAGTGGTTGCAACGCACCCTGAAATATCCTCCTGCTGCTCAACAACAGGGCATTCAGGGCAAGGTTGTCGTCTCTTTCATCGTCAATAAGGATGGAAGCATTACCGAAACAAGGGTGGCCAAGGCGGTGAACCCTCTGCTCGACGCCGAGGCTCTGCGTGTGGTGAGCCTCATGCCGAAGTGGAAACCCGGAATAGACAATGGCAAACCCTGTCGCACCCTCTTTGCCATTCCCATTGTGTTTAAACTCTAAAAACAAATCGATATGCGCTCAGCCGACCAAATTCTCTCCCTCATCAATGCCTACATCGACAGCTTGCCCTACAACCGCAAGCCCGTTTCGCTCTACGAACCCATCCGCTACGTGCTTTCTATCGGCGGTAAACGCATTCGACCCACATTGATGTTGCTGGGCTACAACTTGTTTCAAGACGATCCGGAGCGCATTCTTGCTCCGGCCTGCGGACTGGAAACGTATCACAACTACACCCTTCTGCACGACGATTTGATGGATCATGCCGATTTGAGAAGGGGTCAACCCACCGTACACAAACGCTGGAATGCCAACACAGCCATCCTTTCGGGCGACTCGATGCTCGTCCTGGCCTATCGTTATGTGGCCCAATGTCCTGTCGAAAAGCTGCCTGCCGTGATGCAGCTCTTCACCGAAACGGCTCTTGAGATTGGCGAAGGGCAACAGTATGACATGGATTTCGAACACCGAAACGACGTGACCGAGGAAGAATACATCGAGATGATCCGCCTCAAAACCAGTGTCTTGCTGGCCTGTGCACTGAAGATGGGGGCTTTGTTGGCCGACGCTTCGCCTGCCGATGCCGATCTTCTTTATAAGTTTGGAGAGCAAATCGGACTGGCGTTTCAGCTTCAAGACGATTTCCTCGACGTCTATGGTGACAGTCGATTGTTTGGCAAATCTATTGGCGGAGACATTGTCTGCAATAAAAAAACCTACATGCTTATCAACGCTTTCAATAGAGCCGACGAGGCGCAACGAGCCGAACTCGCCCACTGGATAGAGCTGAAAACGTTCGATCCTGCCGAGAAAGTGGCCGCCGTCACCCATCTATATAATATAATAGGTATAGACAAGATGGCCGAAGAGAAGATTGCCCACTATTTTGAATGCAGTCAGAAATATCTCGATGCCGTATCGGTTGCACCCGAACGGAAGACGGAACTCATGGCCTATGCCGCCAGAATGATGAACCGTAAGTATTGAATCCTCTCAACCTTCGCTACTCATGAACATCATCGATACGCATATTCATCTTGATGCCGACGACTATCGCGAAGACCTCCCGCAAGTGATTTCGCGGGCACAGGCCGCCGGTGTGACGCGGATCTTTATCCCGGCCATTGACGAAAAATCGGCCATTGCCGCACAAGAGATTGCCCGCTGCTACCCTTCTTATGCCTATCCCATGCTCGGACTGCACCCCGAAGAGGTGAAAGCAGACTTCCAAGAGGTGCTCGCCACCATGAAACGGCACCTCCTGGGGCCACATCCTTTCATCGCCGTAGGTGAAGTTGGGCTGGATTTTTATTGGAGTAGGGATTTCGAACGCGAGCAATTGGTCGCCTTCGAAGAGCAAGTAGGCTGGTCGATAGAGCACCGGTTGCCCCTGATGATCCACTGTCGCAAGGGACAAAACGAGATGGTGCACATCCTCAAACAGTATGAAAAAGACCTTCCCGGCGGTGTTTTTCATTGTTTTACGGGCAACGAAAAGGAGGCCGAAGCCTTTCTTCAGTTCGACAATTTTGTGTTAGGCATCGGCGGAGTGCTCACCTTTAAAAAGTCGCACCTGCCCGAAGTGTTGCCCCACGTGCCGCTTTCGCGCATCGTTCTCGAAACCGACGGCCCGTATATGGCCCCCGTTCCTATGCGCGGAAAACGCAATGAGAGTGCTTTTTTGGTGTATGTCGTCCAGAAAATGGCCGATGTTTACGGTATTTCAATAGAGGAAATAGCCCGGCAAACCACCGAAAACGCACAACGCGTGTTGGGACAATTGACGATTGAGAACTGATCATCGACAATGATCGGTTCTCTTTCATGGAGTCTCCATTTGCTTCATTGCCAAGGATTAGTTCTCTTTTATTGAGCCATTATGCTCTTTATTGTCAAGGATTAGTTCTCTTTTATTGAGCCTCTATTCGCTTCCTTGTCAAGGATTAGTTCTCTTTTATTGAACCTCTATTCGCTTCATTGCCAAGGATTAATTCTCTTTCATTGAGTCTCTATTCGCTTCATTGACAATGAACAATTCTCAATGGGCAATGCTTTCTTTCGCTCTTTCCTCCTCTATCTCTTAGCTTTTGCACTCCATTTTCTTAGCTTTTACGCATCGTTTTCTTAGCTTTTGCATCCTGTTTTCTTAGCTTTTGGAAATCGCTTTATAAACATCTGATTTTCAGAAAGATATGAAAGCGTATACGAAGGAAGAGGAGTGAGAGGAGAAGGCATAAGGAATAAGGAGGGAAGGCATAAGGAGTGAGGGGTAAGGAGGGAAGGAGTGAGTAATAAGGGGAGGAATTGTGCGTAGCAAGGAGAGGAATTGTGCGTAGGTTTAACTAACAAACAACCCCAACGAGGTTGGTCTGTTGCCTGGTCTGCTCGGGATTATTCTTAACTACTCTTGCACAAACAACCCTGTAAGGGTTGGTCCGTTGGTAGAGCAGGGTTGGCGAGTGAAACGAGCCTACCCTGTTTAAGCGGCATCCACCCATAACAACCCCAACGGGGTTGGTCTGTTTTCATAAAAAAGTCCTTTAACTCAGGAGATCAAAACTTCTCCCCGACCCGCCTCACTTAAGGGAATCAAACAGACCAAGACCTACGGCCTTGTTTTCTCTTTGCACGCCGTAGACAGGGTAGGCTCGTTTCACTCGCCAACCCTGCTCTACCAACAGACCAACCGCTACGCGGTTGTTAGCACGAGGGGTGTTTGGCATCTGTTCTGAATAAGTTGTCAATGTGGCAATCACTATGCGGTAGGGGAGAGACCAAGACCTACGGCCTTGTTTTCTTTTTTCACGTCGTAGACAGGGTAGGCTCGTTTCACTCGCCAACCCTGCTCTACCAACAGACCAACCGCTACGCGGTTGTTAGCACGAGGGGTGTTTGGCATCTGTTCTGAATAAGTTGTCAATGTGGCAATCACTATGCTATAGGGGAGAGACCAAGACC from Prevotella sp. oral taxon 475 encodes:
- the thrC gene encoding threonine synthase, which encodes MKYYSTNRKSSPVSLREAVIKGLAPDRGLYMPECIVRLPDEFYRHIHRLSFQDIALTVAQAFFGEDVDAQALETIVRDTLTFDCPVRPLHDHLYTLELFHGPTLAFKDVGARFMARLLRHFVTTDSQTIQVLVATSGDTGSAVANGFLGVDGVQVKVLYPRGKVSAIQESQFTTLGRNITAIEVNGTFDDCQSLVKQAFIDAELNERLHLTSANSINVARFLPQAFYYFYAYAQMKLMGREDQLVVCVPSGNFGNLCAALFAREMGLPIKRFIAANNANDVFFKYLQTGTYHPKPSIPTIANAMDVGNPSNFARILDLYGESYEKINALISGSRFTDDEIRTAIRTCYERTSYILDPHGACGYQALCQQLQTGEHGLFCETAHPAKFKETVDALLPTPVPIPERLSRFLQGQKQTLRIENDFAQLKALLL
- a CDS encoding cofactor-independent phosphoglycerate mutase encodes the protein MKHLIILGDGMADHSVERLGGKTLLQYAHTPYMDVLAREGRTGMLQTIPRGFAPGSEVANTAILGYDLNKVYEGRGPLEAASIGYEMAADDMAIRCNIVSLQDGVIKNHHGGHLDTTTCEPIIATLNEALGSERVKFITGTQYRHLLVIKGGSKHVVCAPPHDHPNEPWQPLLVKPDVDWVDRYEEGRMTAKETADLLNHLILESQKILPQLPFNQARSRVGQVQGNSIWPWSGGYRPSMKTLMQLYPQVKRGAVISAVDLIRGIGHYAGLRNIAVSGATGLSNTNYEGKAQAAIEALRTDDFVYLHIEASDEAGHDGDLQLKLKTIEDLDRRIVAPIFKEVSTWSEPVCIALLPDHPTPVEIRTHVDEPVPFLIWHRGISPDSVQTYDEQSCQAGRYGQLRLGEWMETFMGID
- the thrA gene encoding bifunctional aspartate kinase/homoserine dehydrogenase I; translated protein: MKVLKFGGTSVGSVKSILCLKRIVENEAKRQPVIVVVSALGGITDQLLATSRLAVEGNEGWKAAFDEMITRHHQMIDTIITDTTAREQLFQTVDALFDQLRSIYFGVYLIHDLSGKTQDAIVSYGERLSSNIVATLIRGAKWMDARDFIKTQRKNHQHVLDSELTNKLVEDAFDPLPRISLVPGFISRDEDTDETTNLGRGGSDYTAAILAAALDAEVLEIWTDVDGFMTADPRIIKTAYTINELSYIEAMELCNFGAKVIYPPTIYPVCVKNIPIKVKNTFHPDRAGTIIKQKAAESDKPIRGISSIGGTALITVTGLSMVGVIGVNRRIFTALANNGISVFLVSQASSENSTSIGVREEDVEAAVAVLDSEFSKEIETGAMFPMHAESGLATVAIVGENMKHTPGIAGKLFGVLGRSGISVIACAQGASETNISFVVDAQYLRKSLNVIHDSFFLSEYKELNLFVCGIGTVGGKLLEQIKTQAEELREHSRLKLRVVGIASSKNMLFDRNGINLDTYPEELKKADKCTPDSLRREIIEMNIFNSVFVDCTASKEISELYQSFLDHNISIVTANKIAASSAYEKYEQLKQTALARGIKFKYETNVGAGLPIIGTINDLRNSGDHILKIEAVLSGTLNFIFNELSATVPFSETVRKAKIEGYSEPDPRIDLSGTDVVRKLVILTREAGYRAEQEEVEKQLFVPDSYFKGTQEEFWARLPLLDAEFEAKRKKLEEESKRWRFVATMNHGQMVVALKAVGKNHPFYNLEGSNNIVLLTTERYREYPMQIQGYGAGASVTAAGVFANIMSIANI
- a CDS encoding NAD(P)/FAD-dependent oxidoreductase, with amino-acid sequence MIYEYQLRVLPQQAANEESLRDFIARDKGLDVRTIHQVRILRRSIDARQRTVYVNLSVRVFVNEMPVDPEFLPVHYPQVADRPQAIVVGAGPGGLFAALKLVELGLRPIVIERGKCVQERHRDLSLITREQRVDPESNYCFGEGGAGAYSDGKLYTRSKKRGSVEKILNVFCQHGASTSILADAHPHIGTDKLPKVIEAMRHTLLQSGGEVHFRTKMTSLILEAGRVVGIQAIDVETGAERIFRGPVILATGHSARDVYSYLAQAKIEIEAKALAIGVRLEHPAELIDRIQYHNPHGRGRYLPAAEYSFVAQSEGRGVYSFCMCPGGFVIPAATERQQIVVNGMSPSNRGSKWSNSGMVVEVRPEDIEGDDVLRVMHYQEEIERNCWLQGNRRQTAPAQRMADFVNNRLSYDLPKSSYSPGLISSPLHFWMPGGIVRRLQDGFRRFGKTSHGFLTNEAVLIATESRTSSPVRITRHRDTLQHTTLEGLFPCGEGAGYAGGIVSAGIDGERCAEMCAQYMARLL
- the cmk gene encoding (d)CMP kinase; the encoded protein is MKKIIIAIDGFSSCGKSTMAKELAKEIGYIYVDTGAMYRSVTLFALRAGLFDADGNIQREELRDRMHEIDISFRLNPDTKRPETFLNGENVEREIRSMEVSERVSPIAAVDFVRAALVAQQQRMGREKGLVMDGRDIGTVVFPQAELKIFVTATAEVRAQRRFDELQEKGMPACYDEILRNVQERDYIDSHREVSPLRKAADAIELDNSHLTLAQQQEWLRQRYLEAVGSV